Proteins from a single region of Lysinibacillus sp. JNUCC-52:
- a CDS encoding peptidoglycan recognition protein family protein: MAYTLKQNLLPSIKYPIKAPYIMTPQYITVHNTANDASAANEIKYMITNNNQVSYHVAIDDVEAIQAIPFTRNGWHCGDGQGMGNRKSIGVEICYSKSGGARYIAAEENAVKYIASLLKHFGWGIERVKKHQDWNRKYCPHRILSENRWHLFLKRIEETLKPTTTIQHKEEPKVTNTLTSTAKEDLKGLLKETYQKGILKVDHSERIGSMTDGEALGLLISVVKRTL, translated from the coding sequence ATGGCTTACACTTTAAAACAAAATCTATTACCATCAATTAAATATCCAATAAAAGCACCTTACATCATGACACCACAGTATATTACAGTACACAACACGGCCAATGATGCATCTGCAGCCAATGAAATTAAATACATGATCACTAACAATAATCAGGTATCCTATCACGTTGCCATTGATGATGTAGAAGCAATTCAAGCAATCCCATTCACTCGTAACGGTTGGCATTGTGGAGATGGTCAAGGGATGGGGAACCGTAAATCAATTGGTGTTGAAATTTGCTACAGCAAAAGTGGGGGAGCTCGTTATATTGCTGCTGAGGAAAATGCAGTTAAGTATATCGCTTCTTTATTAAAACATTTTGGTTGGGGCATAGAACGTGTGAAAAAACATCAAGATTGGAACAGAAAGTACTGTCCGCATCGAATTTTAAGTGAAAATCGTTGGCATCTCTTTCTAAAACGAATTGAAGAAACTTTGAAGCCAACTACAACTATTCAACATAAGGAGGAACCAAAAGTGACTAACACATTAACATCAACAGCTAAAGAGGATTTAAAGGGCTTGCTAAAAGAAACGTATCAAAAAGGAATTTTAAAGGTGGACCATAGCGAACGAATTGGTTCAATGACGGATGGCGAGGCCTTGGGTTTATTAATATCAGTTGTAAAACGCACTTTGTAA
- a CDS encoding SDR family NAD(P)-dependent oxidoreductase produces MGRLTGKVAIITGAALGMGASEAKLFASEGAKVVATDIRDDLLKEVIREIKENGGDAIGLKHNVTSEEEWKNVIQEAINHYGKVDVLVNNAGVASPKTMTQMEMDEWNRVMDINLNGCVLGMKYVIPEMQKAGGGSLINISSIGGIVGMAGSSPYTAAKGALRSLSKSAAVEYGKDKIRVNSVHPGIIETPMTADSFKDALPFYQTFTQLPYFGNPEDVAYGVLFLASDESRFMTGAELVIDGGWTAI; encoded by the coding sequence ATGGGACGTTTAACAGGTAAAGTAGCAATTATCACTGGTGCAGCACTAGGGATGGGAGCGTCGGAAGCTAAGCTTTTCGCAAGTGAAGGAGCAAAAGTAGTTGCAACGGATATTAGAGATGATTTGCTAAAAGAGGTAATTCGTGAAATTAAAGAAAATGGCGGAGATGCAATTGGATTAAAGCATAATGTTACATCTGAGGAAGAGTGGAAAAATGTTATTCAGGAAGCAATAAACCATTACGGTAAGGTAGATGTACTAGTCAATAATGCTGGAGTAGCGAGTCCAAAAACGATGACTCAAATGGAAATGGATGAATGGAATAGAGTAATGGATATTAATTTAAACGGCTGTGTACTTGGGATGAAATATGTAATTCCAGAGATGCAAAAAGCCGGTGGTGGTTCTTTGATTAATATTTCATCTATTGGTGGGATAGTGGGTATGGCTGGATCAAGTCCATACACTGCTGCCAAAGGGGCATTACGCTCTTTATCTAAATCAGCTGCTGTAGAATATGGCAAAGATAAAATAAGAGTAAATTCCGTTCACCCTGGTATTATTGAGACACCTATGACTGCTGATTCATTTAAGGACGCATTACCATTCTATCAAACGTTCACTCAGCTTCCTTATTTCGGAAATCCAGAAGATGTTGCTTACGGAGTACTATTCCTTGCATCTGATGAATCACGTTTCATGACTGGAGCTGAATTAGTTATTGATGGAGGTTGGACAGCCATTTAA